A stretch of Bifidobacterium sp. ESL0704 DNA encodes these proteins:
- a CDS encoding YggS family pyridoxal phosphate-dependent enzyme — MTAYMDHKDLANEVIDEARVKEITDGVHRVLDDIAQAEAASGRESGSVRLLAATKTRDVGEIMAAIDAGVRMIGENRPQEISAKAEGLIRQCAERGFSLGAATSQASQTTPNGHIPFHLIGQLQSNKIGKVLPYVDTIESVGSLDEAQKIARRAVARNIVVGVLMEVNESGEASKSGCEPDEAVDLAYQIGAIDGLQLQGLMTIGAHVDDEKTIRAGFAHLRGTRDTILASGEPGTAQCRELSMGMTHDMDYAVAEGSTIVRVGTAIFGERAFI; from the coding sequence ATGACTGCTTATATGGATCACAAGGATCTCGCCAACGAGGTCATCGACGAGGCGCGGGTCAAGGAAATCACGGACGGCGTGCATCGCGTGCTCGATGACATCGCGCAGGCCGAGGCCGCTTCCGGGCGTGAGTCCGGGTCGGTGCGTCTGCTTGCGGCTACGAAAACCCGCGATGTCGGCGAAATCATGGCGGCTATCGATGCAGGCGTTCGCATGATCGGCGAGAATCGTCCTCAGGAGATTTCCGCTAAGGCCGAGGGGTTGATTCGTCAATGTGCCGAGCGCGGCTTCTCGCTGGGTGCCGCTACTTCCCAAGCTTCTCAGACTACCCCGAACGGTCACATTCCCTTCCATCTGATCGGCCAGCTGCAATCCAACAAAATCGGCAAGGTGCTGCCCTACGTCGACACCATTGAGTCGGTTGGCTCGCTCGATGAGGCGCAGAAAATCGCGCGTCGCGCTGTTGCTCGCAACATCGTCGTCGGCGTGCTGATGGAAGTCAACGAATCCGGCGAGGCCTCGAAATCCGGTTGTGAACCCGATGAGGCCGTAGACCTTGCCTATCAAATCGGTGCCATCGACGGCTTGCAATTGCAAGGTTTGATGACCATCGGTGCCCACGTTGATGACGAAAAGACGATACGCGCCGGTTTCGCACATCTGCGCGGCACCCGCGACACGATTCTGGCGTCCGGTGAGCCCGGAACAGCGCAATGCCGCGAACTGTCGATGGGCATGACCCACGATATGGACTACGCCGTGGCCGAAGGCTCGACCATCGTGCGCGTCGGCACTGCGATTTTCGGCGAGCGTGCGTTCATCTGA
- a CDS encoding acylphosphatase, whose product MHSAAGGNRVVRVRAVVSGMVQGVGYRYFAVNEARRCDVAGWVRNRLDGTVEAEAQGEQSLVAAFVERLGRGPQWGHVDHVETTEIPLSRDDGSAFRVRRDAR is encoded by the coding sequence ATGCATAGTGCCGCAGGCGGCAATCGGGTGGTTCGTGTTCGCGCGGTGGTCTCCGGGATGGTGCAAGGCGTCGGCTATCGCTATTTCGCGGTCAATGAGGCGCGGCGGTGCGATGTTGCCGGCTGGGTGCGCAACCGCCTTGACGGAACGGTCGAAGCCGAGGCGCAGGGTGAGCAGAGCTTGGTCGCCGCGTTTGTCGAGCGGCTTGGTCGCGGTCCGCAATGGGGCCACGTCGATCATGTGGAAACCACGGAAATCCCGCTTTCCCGCGACGATGGTTCCGCATTCCGCGTCCGCCGCGACGCTCGTTGA
- the trpA gene encoding tryptophan synthase subunit alpha produces MTENTNTASARAAAAEARLFANNDGDAQGARPDGDAAKSQPVAPHRSRIAAAFTAPDGSRRKAFVPFVTIGDPSIALTEKLVPAMIDAGADLIELGVPFSDPTAEGPVIQEASNRALSAGTTTDDAFALVERLRGEHKIDTPMVFMTYSNVLYSYGLERFARRAAEVGLDGVILPDVPHEEKPEFDEPLTAAGLELVSLIAPTSHERIRSIASDAKGFIYCVSSLGVTGVRKEITTDVAGMVREVRAATDVPVAIGFGISTPEQAAEMAADSDGAIVGSAIVRIVGKYGEDAVPYVADYVRSMAEAVHALN; encoded by the coding sequence ATGACTGAAAACACCAATACCGCTTCCGCGCGCGCAGCAGCGGCCGAAGCGCGACTGTTTGCCAACAATGACGGCGATGCGCAGGGTGCGCGGCCGGACGGCGACGCTGCGAAATCGCAACCCGTCGCGCCGCACCGTTCCCGTATCGCGGCTGCGTTCACGGCCCCCGATGGCAGCCGTCGCAAGGCGTTCGTCCCATTCGTCACGATCGGCGATCCTTCGATTGCTCTGACCGAGAAACTGGTTCCGGCGATGATCGATGCCGGAGCGGACTTGATCGAGCTGGGAGTGCCCTTCTCCGATCCGACGGCCGAAGGTCCGGTCATCCAGGAAGCCAGTAATCGTGCGCTTTCTGCCGGAACGACCACTGATGACGCCTTCGCGCTGGTCGAGCGCCTGCGAGGCGAGCACAAGATCGATACGCCGATGGTCTTCATGACCTACTCCAACGTGCTCTATTCCTACGGGCTTGAGCGTTTCGCGCGTCGGGCGGCCGAAGTCGGGCTCGACGGTGTGATTCTGCCGGACGTGCCGCACGAGGAAAAGCCGGAATTCGACGAGCCGCTGACTGCCGCAGGGCTCGAGCTGGTCAGCCTTATTGCGCCGACCTCGCACGAGCGCATCCGCAGCATCGCCTCGGACGCCAAGGGCTTCATCTATTGTGTCAGCTCTCTGGGCGTTACCGGTGTGCGCAAGGAGATCACCACCGACGTGGCGGGGATGGTGCGTGAGGTGCGTGCCGCCACCGACGTGCCGGTCGCCATTGGTTTCGGTATCTCGACTCCCGAGCAGGCCGCCGAGATGGCCGCCGATTCCGACGGTGCCATCGTCGGTTCGGCCATCGTGCGCATCGTCGGCAAGTACGGCGAGGACGCGGTGCCCTATGTCGCCGACTATGTCCGTTCCATGGCCGAGGCCGTTCACGCCCTGAACTGA
- the clpB gene encoding ATP-dependent chaperone ClpB: MEQQFTTMAQEAIGDAIQSASAAGNPQVDTLHLMDALLRQENSVVTGLISAAGGDPKAIGAAVRNALVALPSASGSSTSQPQASRQLTAALAQAEKEMKQMGDEYVSTEHLLIGIADAAPNESATILKNNGVTPEALRKAVPGVRGGAKVTSPDAEGSYKALEKYSTDLTAQAKEGKLDPVIGRDQEIRRVMQILSRRTKNNPVLIGEPGVGKTAVVEGLAERIVAGDVPTTLQNKKLISLDLGSMVAGSKYRGEFEERLKAVLNEIKSANGEIITFIDEIHTIVGAGAAEGSMDAGNMLKPMLARGELRLIGATTLDEYRENIEKDPALERRFQQVFVGEPSVEDTIAILRGLKQRYEAHHKVTIGDDALVAAATLSNRYISGRQLPDKAIDLVDEAAAHLRMELDSQPEEIDELQRRETRLEMEEMQLKKAEDPASKDRLKKLQSDLADTREKLSGLKSRWDAEKAGHNKVGDLRAQLDAKKVQADKFTREGDLEKASKILYGEIPAIQKQLDLAEQAADEENADGQETEPMVPDHVDADSVAGIVSEWTGIPVGRLMQGENEKLLNMEKFLGCRVIGQKEAIQAVSDAVRRSRAGISDPNRPTGSFLFLGPTGVGKTELAKALADFLFDDEKAMVRIDMSEYMDKGSVTRLIGAAPGYVGYEEGGQLTEAVRRRPYSVVLFDEVEKANPEVFDILLQVLDDGRLTDGQGRTVDFKNTILIMTSNLGSQFLVQPDLDDEAKKNAVMDAVHAHFKPEFINRLDELVIFHPLTREELGDIVDIQVRQVASRLTDRRITLDVTKAAKEWLANAGYDPAYGARPLRRLVQTEVGDQMAKMLLSGKVHDGDTVLVDQTGGDHLELSTMPEDPLDEDRDDE, from the coding sequence ATGGAACAACAATTTACGACCATGGCTCAGGAAGCCATCGGTGACGCGATTCAAAGCGCGTCGGCTGCGGGCAATCCGCAGGTCGACACCCTGCATCTGATGGATGCGCTGCTGCGTCAGGAAAACAGCGTGGTCACCGGACTGATCAGCGCCGCGGGCGGAGATCCGAAAGCAATCGGAGCCGCGGTGCGCAACGCCTTGGTCGCGCTGCCGAGCGCCAGCGGTTCCTCGACCTCGCAACCACAGGCGAGCCGCCAGTTGACGGCCGCGTTGGCTCAAGCCGAAAAGGAAATGAAGCAGATGGGCGACGAATACGTCTCCACCGAACACCTGCTGATCGGCATCGCCGACGCCGCGCCGAACGAAAGCGCGACGATTCTAAAAAACAACGGCGTGACGCCGGAAGCCTTGCGCAAGGCCGTTCCGGGCGTGCGCGGCGGTGCGAAAGTGACCAGCCCGGACGCCGAAGGCAGCTACAAGGCGTTGGAGAAGTACTCCACCGACTTGACCGCGCAGGCGAAGGAAGGCAAGCTCGATCCGGTCATCGGCCGCGATCAGGAGATTCGTCGCGTCATGCAGATTCTCTCGCGCCGCACCAAGAACAACCCGGTGCTGATCGGCGAGCCTGGCGTTGGCAAGACCGCTGTCGTTGAAGGCTTGGCGGAACGTATCGTTGCCGGCGATGTGCCGACGACGCTTCAAAACAAGAAGCTTATCAGCCTCGATTTGGGATCGATGGTGGCCGGTTCGAAGTATCGTGGCGAGTTCGAGGAACGGCTGAAGGCCGTCTTGAATGAGATCAAGAGCGCGAACGGCGAGATCATCACCTTTATCGACGAGATTCATACCATCGTCGGCGCGGGTGCGGCCGAAGGCTCGATGGATGCGGGCAATATGTTGAAGCCTATGCTGGCGCGCGGCGAGCTTCGCCTGATCGGCGCGACCACGCTCGACGAATACCGCGAGAACATTGAGAAGGACCCGGCGCTGGAGCGCCGCTTCCAGCAGGTCTTCGTCGGTGAGCCAAGTGTTGAAGACACCATCGCGATTCTGCGTGGCTTGAAGCAACGTTACGAGGCACATCACAAGGTGACCATCGGCGACGATGCGCTCGTAGCCGCGGCGACGCTTTCGAACCGCTACATTTCCGGCCGTCAGCTGCCCGACAAGGCCATCGATTTGGTCGACGAGGCGGCGGCGCACCTACGCATGGAGCTGGATTCGCAGCCTGAGGAGATTGACGAGCTGCAGCGCCGCGAGACCCGCCTGGAAATGGAGGAGATGCAGCTGAAGAAGGCCGAGGACCCGGCCAGTAAGGACAGGCTCAAGAAGCTGCAAAGCGATCTGGCGGATACCCGTGAGAAGCTTTCGGGCCTGAAGTCGCGTTGGGACGCCGAGAAGGCCGGCCACAACAAGGTCGGCGACTTGCGTGCCCAGCTCGACGCCAAGAAGGTGCAGGCCGACAAATTTACCCGCGAGGGCGATTTGGAGAAGGCCAGCAAGATTCTTTACGGTGAGATTCCGGCGATCCAGAAGCAGCTCGATCTGGCTGAGCAAGCCGCGGACGAGGAAAATGCGGACGGCCAGGAGACCGAGCCGATGGTGCCCGACCATGTGGATGCCGATTCGGTGGCGGGCATCGTCTCCGAATGGACCGGCATCCCCGTCGGCCGTCTGATGCAGGGCGAAAACGAGAAGCTGCTGAATATGGAGAAGTTCCTTGGGTGTCGCGTCATCGGCCAGAAGGAAGCCATTCAGGCGGTTTCGGACGCGGTGCGGCGCTCGCGTGCCGGTATTTCCGACCCGAATCGTCCGACCGGTTCGTTCCTCTTCCTCGGACCCACGGGCGTCGGCAAGACGGAGCTCGCCAAGGCGTTGGCGGACTTCCTCTTCGACGATGAGAAGGCCATGGTGCGCATCGACATGAGCGAATACATGGACAAGGGCTCGGTGACCCGCCTGATCGGTGCGGCCCCAGGCTATGTCGGCTACGAGGAAGGTGGTCAGCTCACCGAGGCCGTGCGGCGTCGCCCTTACTCGGTCGTGTTGTTCGACGAGGTGGAGAAGGCGAATCCCGAGGTCTTCGACATCCTTTTGCAGGTGCTTGACGACGGGCGTCTGACCGATGGACAGGGCCGGACCGTGGACTTCAAGAACACGATTCTGATCATGACCTCGAACCTCGGCTCGCAGTTCCTGGTGCAACCCGATCTGGATGACGAGGCGAAGAAGAACGCGGTGATGGATGCGGTGCACGCGCACTTCAAGCCGGAATTCATCAATCGTCTCGACGAGCTGGTCATCTTCCATCCGCTCACCCGCGAGGAGCTGGGCGACATCGTCGACATCCAGGTGCGTCAGGTCGCGTCTCGTCTGACCGACCGCCGCATCACGCTCGACGTCACCAAAGCTGCGAAGGAATGGCTCGCCAATGCCGGTTACGACCCGGCTTACGGTGCTCGTCCGTTGCGTCGCCTGGTGCAGACCGAGGTCGGCGACCAGATGGCGAAGATGTTGCTTTCGGGCAAAGTCCACGACGGCGACACCGTTCTGGTCGACCAGACCGGCGGCGATCACCTTGAGCTGAGCACGATGCCGGAGGACCCGCTGGACGAGGACCGCGACGACGAGTGA
- the trpC gene encoding indole-3-glycerol phosphate synthase TrpC, which translates to MADSENILQRIAAKTRERVAEEKAQTPQSVVEVQAREVAARKVAAGEVGDAAFPFERALKAPGMSFICELKKASPSKGLIAPDYPYLSIARDYEKAGAAAISCLTEPTWFKGSNEHLRQVAAAVDIPVLRKDFIVDEYMIFEARACGASAVLLICSILDDKQIADYIALAHELGMNALVEAYQPEEVPRAMDAGARIVGVNNRDLRNFEVDFERSLRLRPTVGPDRVFVSESGVYTRTDVARLEAANVDAVLIGETLMRSSDKAAALAELRGDAAGGTAVAGK; encoded by the coding sequence ATGGCTGATTCCGAGAATATTCTGCAGCGTATCGCCGCGAAAACCCGCGAACGCGTGGCTGAGGAAAAGGCGCAGACTCCGCAGAGCGTGGTGGAGGTTCAGGCTCGTGAGGTCGCCGCACGAAAGGTAGCAGCGGGGGAGGTCGGCGACGCGGCGTTCCCGTTCGAACGTGCGTTGAAGGCTCCCGGCATGAGCTTCATCTGCGAGCTCAAGAAGGCCTCGCCCAGCAAGGGCCTCATCGCGCCGGATTATCCCTACCTCAGCATCGCCCGCGACTACGAAAAGGCCGGGGCGGCGGCCATCAGCTGCCTGACCGAACCGACGTGGTTCAAAGGTTCCAACGAGCATCTGCGGCAGGTCGCGGCGGCGGTCGATATCCCGGTGCTGCGCAAGGACTTCATCGTCGACGAATACATGATCTTTGAGGCCCGTGCGTGCGGCGCCTCGGCCGTTCTGCTCATCTGCTCGATTCTCGATGATAAGCAGATTGCGGATTACATCGCGCTCGCCCACGAACTCGGCATGAATGCCCTGGTAGAGGCCTACCAACCCGAAGAGGTGCCACGGGCGATGGATGCCGGTGCCAGGATCGTTGGCGTCAACAACCGTGACCTGCGCAATTTCGAAGTGGATTTCGAGCGCAGCCTACGTCTGCGGCCCACCGTCGGCCCGGATCGTGTGTTCGTCTCGGAGTCCGGCGTATATACCCGTACCGATGTTGCTCGTCTTGAGGCGGCAAATGTGGACGCGGTGCTAATCGGTGAGACGTTGATGCGCTCGTCGGACAAAGCTGCGGCGCTCGCCGAGCTTCGTGGTGACGCGGCGGGCGGTACTGCTGTAGCTGGAAAGTAA
- a CDS encoding aminodeoxychorismate/anthranilate synthase component II produces MITIVDNYDSFSYNLYQLIGSIDPNIKVVRNDDLDVAGLAALGSDGIVLSPGPGKPADAGICEDVVRELGGKLPILGVCLGHQAICEALGGKVIPAAELMHGKASPVELRDDCQLFAGMPREIQAARYHSLEADKATLPKTLRVVARTLGTDEIMAVAHVTDPTFGVQFHPESILTPQGLQILKNFIDVVDRWRTGEC; encoded by the coding sequence ATGATTACCATCGTCGACAATTACGACAGCTTCTCCTACAATCTCTACCAGCTCATCGGCTCCATCGATCCGAACATCAAGGTGGTGCGCAACGACGACCTCGACGTGGCCGGGCTTGCCGCGCTTGGCTCCGACGGTATCGTGCTTTCGCCTGGTCCGGGCAAGCCCGCAGATGCCGGAATCTGCGAAGACGTGGTGCGTGAACTGGGCGGGAAACTGCCGATTCTGGGCGTCTGCCTCGGTCATCAGGCCATCTGCGAGGCGCTGGGCGGCAAGGTCATCCCCGCCGCGGAACTCATGCACGGCAAGGCTTCGCCGGTCGAGCTGCGCGACGATTGCCAGCTGTTCGCAGGCATGCCGCGTGAAATCCAAGCCGCGCGTTACCACTCGCTTGAGGCCGACAAGGCGACGTTGCCGAAAACGTTGCGCGTCGTCGCCCGCACGCTCGGCACCGATGAAATCATGGCCGTGGCCCACGTTACGGACCCGACGTTCGGTGTCCAATTTCACCCCGAAAGCATCCTGACCCCGCAGGGCTTGCAGATACTGAAGAATTTCATCGACGTGGTCGACCGATGGCGGACGGGCGAGTGCTGA
- a CDS encoding phosphoribosylanthranilate isomerase, with translation MNNSMASVRAASLEPLDNGVPFEDDATGAHTILGHTVSRNDAVATADADAANIANACKVKLCGLKREQDMDAALAAGPDAVGFIIDFPQSHRSISAERVAELVRYMKTRADETGVTSPAAVGVFVDQPAGRVAQIAREADLDVIQLHGHEDEDYLAELRELVTMPIMQAFKVREATDVAQAVESSADMVLLDAGAGDGKSFDWSLVAEVDRPFMLAGGLSAENVVEAIRATHPFGVDMSSGIETERLKDPVKMLAAVKAVREMADSTKASDANDT, from the coding sequence ATGAATAATTCGATGGCATCGGTTCGCGCCGCGTCTTTGGAACCGCTCGATAATGGTGTGCCGTTTGAAGATGACGCCACTGGTGCTCATACGATTTTGGGTCATACGGTTTCGCGCAATGACGCTGTTGCTACTGCTGACGCGGATGCTGCAAATATCGCAAATGCCTGTAAAGTCAAGCTCTGCGGGCTCAAGCGCGAGCAGGATATGGACGCTGCCTTGGCGGCCGGTCCTGATGCCGTCGGATTCATCATCGACTTTCCGCAATCCCATCGCTCGATTTCTGCAGAACGTGTGGCTGAGCTGGTGCGGTATATGAAGACTCGAGCTGATGAAACCGGTGTAACGTCGCCGGCTGCGGTGGGAGTATTCGTAGATCAACCGGCCGGACGTGTGGCGCAGATTGCGCGTGAAGCCGATCTCGATGTGATTCAGCTGCACGGGCACGAAGATGAAGATTATCTTGCCGAACTGCGTGAGCTCGTAACCATGCCGATCATGCAGGCGTTCAAGGTACGCGAGGCAACGGACGTGGCGCAAGCTGTGGAATCGTCCGCGGATATGGTGCTGCTCGACGCGGGTGCGGGCGATGGTAAGTCCTTCGACTGGTCGCTAGTGGCCGAGGTCGATCGTCCGTTTATGTTGGCCGGCGGCTTGTCTGCCGAAAACGTTGTCGAAGCCATTCGCGCGACGCATCCGTTCGGCGTCGATATGAGTTCGGGCATCGAAACCGAACGTCTCAAGGACCCGGTCAAGATGCTCGCCGCGGTCAAAGCCGTGCGCGAAATGGCCGATAGTACGAAAGCGAGTGACGCAAATGATACGTAA
- the trpD gene encoding anthranilate phosphoribosyltransferase, with protein sequence MMISEAIVKIVNKHDLTYDEAYHAMKEIMGGESTPTQNAAFLAALSTKSAEAETIDEIAGCAAAMRELATPVPHPGIETIDIVGTGGDGANTFNISTTAALISAAAGAHVSKHGNRAASSQCGTADCLEALGANISLSPDEALDLLKADNFTFLFAQRYHTAMRYVGPIRKELGFRTVFNILGPLTNPARPEYFLLGVYDEYLVEPIAHVLESLGVKRALVVYGRDKMDEVSLSAETAACELRDGEYHPMTLTPEEFGLTRCEKKDLLGGTPPQNAAITRAVLGGKETGPKLEAALFNAACALYVSGVADSIGEGVELGREQIASGAAMKTLEAFVAGSQKFAKADAEK encoded by the coding sequence ATGATGATCAGTGAAGCCATCGTCAAAATCGTCAACAAGCACGACCTCACCTACGACGAGGCCTACCATGCGATGAAGGAGATCATGGGCGGCGAATCGACGCCGACCCAGAACGCGGCCTTCCTCGCGGCGCTTTCCACCAAATCGGCCGAGGCCGAGACCATCGACGAGATCGCGGGCTGCGCGGCCGCCATGCGCGAACTGGCCACCCCCGTGCCGCATCCCGGTATCGAGACCATCGATATCGTGGGCACCGGCGGCGATGGCGCCAACACCTTCAACATCTCCACCACCGCGGCCCTGATTTCGGCGGCGGCTGGTGCTCACGTCAGCAAGCACGGCAACCGCGCGGCCAGCTCGCAGTGTGGCACTGCCGACTGTCTCGAAGCCTTGGGCGCGAACATTTCGCTCTCTCCCGATGAAGCGCTCGACCTGCTCAAGGCCGACAACTTCACCTTCCTCTTCGCCCAGCGCTACCACACCGCGATGCGCTACGTCGGCCCGATTCGCAAGGAACTCGGCTTCCGCACCGTCTTCAACATTCTGGGGCCCCTGACCAACCCGGCGCGTCCCGAATATTTCCTGCTCGGCGTCTACGACGAATATCTCGTGGAGCCCATCGCCCATGTGCTCGAAAGCCTAGGCGTCAAGCGTGCGCTGGTTGTCTACGGCCGCGACAAGATGGACGAGGTCTCGCTTTCCGCCGAAACAGCCGCCTGCGAGCTGCGCGACGGCGAATACCACCCGATGACCCTGACACCCGAGGAATTCGGCCTGACCCGCTGTGAGAAGAAAGACCTGCTCGGTGGCACTCCGCCGCAGAACGCCGCCATCACCCGTGCCGTCCTTGGGGGCAAGGAGACCGGGCCGAAGCTGGAAGCCGCGCTTTTCAACGCCGCCTGTGCGCTCTATGTTTCGGGTGTTGCGGACTCGATCGGCGAAGGCGTGGAACTGGGCCGCGAGCAAATCGCCTCCGGTGCCGCGATGAAGACGCTCGAGGCGTTCGTCGCCGGCTCGCAGAAGTTCGCCAAGGCCGACGCCGAAAAGTGA
- the trpB gene encoding tryptophan synthase subunit beta yields the protein MTNSPNSKGRFGIHGGQYIPETLMGAVGELEEAYNHYKNDPDFLAELDDLEKKYAGRPSLLYYAENMTRDLGGAKVYLKREDLNHTGAHKINNVLGQALLAKRMGKTRLIAETGAGQHGVATATVAALFGMACVVYMGQVDMERQALNVYRMRLLGAEVRGVTSGTGTLKDAVSETFREWTRRIDDTHYCLGSCMGPHPFPTMVRDFQAVISKEAREQILEDEGKLPAAVIACVGGGSNAIGSFYNFIGDEGVRLIGCEAAGRGIDTDRTAATMNTGSLGIFHGMKSYFCQNKYGQIAPVYTISAGLDYPGVGPEHAALKDSGRAQYVAITDDEAVDAFEYLSRTEGVIPAIESAHAVAYAMKLAPTLPKDQNIIVTLSGRGDKDVAAIARYRGEDLHD from the coding sequence ATGACGAATTCACCGAATTCAAAGGGGCGCTTCGGCATCCACGGGGGCCAGTACATCCCCGAGACGCTGATGGGCGCCGTGGGCGAGCTGGAGGAGGCCTACAATCATTACAAAAACGACCCCGATTTCCTCGCCGAACTCGACGACCTCGAGAAGAAGTACGCAGGCCGTCCGTCGCTGCTGTATTACGCAGAGAATATGACCCGCGACCTCGGCGGCGCGAAGGTCTATTTGAAGCGCGAGGACCTGAATCACACCGGCGCGCACAAGATCAACAACGTGCTCGGGCAGGCGCTGTTGGCCAAACGTATGGGCAAGACCCGGCTCATCGCCGAAACCGGCGCGGGCCAGCACGGCGTGGCCACCGCCACCGTTGCGGCGCTTTTCGGCATGGCGTGCGTGGTCTACATGGGCCAGGTCGATATGGAGCGTCAGGCGCTGAACGTCTACCGCATGCGGCTCTTGGGCGCGGAAGTGCGCGGGGTGACCAGCGGCACCGGGACGCTCAAAGACGCGGTTTCCGAGACCTTCCGCGAATGGACGCGGCGCATCGACGACACCCATTACTGCCTCGGCTCGTGCATGGGCCCGCACCCCTTCCCGACTATGGTACGCGATTTCCAAGCCGTCATCTCCAAGGAGGCCCGCGAGCAGATTCTCGAGGACGAAGGCAAGTTGCCCGCAGCCGTGATCGCGTGCGTCGGCGGCGGCTCCAACGCCATCGGCAGCTTCTACAACTTCATCGGCGACGAAGGCGTGCGACTCATCGGCTGCGAGGCGGCCGGCCGCGGCATCGACACCGACCGCACCGCCGCTACGATGAACACCGGCTCGCTCGGCATCTTCCATGGTATGAAAAGCTACTTCTGCCAGAATAAATACGGGCAGATCGCGCCGGTCTACACGATTTCCGCCGGCCTCGACTACCCGGGCGTCGGCCCCGAGCACGCGGCGCTGAAGGATTCCGGCCGTGCCCAATACGTCGCCATCACCGACGACGAGGCGGTCGACGCCTTCGAATACCTGAGCCGCACCGAGGGCGTTATCCCGGCCATCGAAAGCGCGCACGCCGTAGCCTATGCCATGAAACTCGCGCCGACATTGCCCAAAGACCAAAACATCATCGTCACCCTTTCCGGACGTGGCGACAAGGACGTGGCGGCCATCGCCCGCTACCGTGGGGAGGATCTTCATGACTGA
- a CDS encoding fumarylacetoacetate hydrolase family protein, which produces MRIARYSYNDVPHYAFVQTDKNDKKDYLVELDGYPFGSQPVGPTGQRHLIDEDGVRLLAPVIPSKVYGLAKNYEAHAQYMHAKGQSTVEHAPSEMVIFMKPSTSVIGPDDPIVIPGYSNDMNFEPEVAVVMGRIAKNVSVDKAMDYVLGFTCVNDVTLRDLQGSDPMWTRAKGFDTSCPLGPWIETDLDWKDAKISFTLNGEDVPAASGTTADLIHSIPEQIAEISSFATLLPGDVIMTGTPNASGTLKPRDEAIVNIEGIGSLRNVVVKD; this is translated from the coding sequence ATGAGAATCGCACGCTACTCCTATAACGATGTTCCGCACTATGCCTTCGTACAGACCGACAAGAACGACAAGAAGGATTACTTGGTCGAGCTCGACGGCTACCCCTTCGGCTCGCAGCCCGTCGGCCCCACCGGCCAGCGCCACCTGATAGACGAGGACGGTGTTCGCCTGCTTGCTCCGGTCATCCCCTCCAAGGTTTACGGTCTGGCCAAGAATTACGAGGCCCATGCGCAATATATGCACGCCAAGGGCCAGTCCACCGTTGAGCATGCTCCCAGTGAGATGGTCATCTTCATGAAGCCGTCCACCTCTGTCATCGGCCCCGACGATCCGATCGTCATTCCCGGCTATTCCAACGATATGAATTTTGAGCCAGAAGTGGCCGTTGTGATGGGCCGCATCGCCAAGAACGTTTCGGTCGACAAAGCCATGGACTACGTGCTCGGCTTCACCTGCGTCAACGACGTGACGTTGCGTGACCTGCAAGGCAGCGACCCGATGTGGACGCGCGCCAAGGGTTTCGACACCTCTTGCCCACTGGGCCCGTGGATCGAGACCGACCTTGATTGGAAGGACGCGAAGATCTCCTTCACGCTGAACGGTGAAGACGTGCCCGCCGCTTCCGGCACCACCGCCGACCTGATTCATTCGATTCCCGAGCAGATTGCCGAAATCTCAAGCTTTGCGACGTTGCTGCCGGGCGATGTCATCATGACCGGCACCCCCAACGCTTCCGGCACGCTGAAGCCGCGCGACGAAGCCATCGTCAACATCGAGGGCATCGGATCCCTGCGCAACGTGGTCGTCAAGGACTGA